The Burkholderia mallei ATCC 23344 genome has a window encoding:
- the deoA gene encoding thymidine phosphorylase, with the protein MTFLPQEFIRKVRDRAPLDTADVARFVQGVTAGDVTEGQIAAFAMAVYFNELPLSARIALTLAQRDSGDVLDWRGARLNGPVVDKHSTGGVGDLTSLVIGPMVAACGGYVPMISGRGLGHTGGTLDKLEAIPGYDVAPSVDMLRRVVRDAGLAIVGQTAQLAPADKRIYAVRDVTATVESISLITASILSKKLAAGVGALAMDVKVGSGAFMPSAEQSAELARSIVDVGNGAGMRTAATLTDMNQALAPCAGNAIEVRCAIDFLTGAARPARLEAVSFALAAQMLTMGGLAADAHDARRRLRAVLESGAAAERFARMVAALGGPADLVERPERHLPRAAAAAPVAAARAGWIERIDARALGLAVVGLGGGRAKIGDTLDYSVGLSALAELGERVEAGQPLATVHARDADSAAQATDAVRRAYRIGAEPPAQTRVVHAVIE; encoded by the coding sequence GGCGGGCGACGTGACCGAAGGCCAGATCGCCGCGTTCGCGATGGCGGTCTATTTCAACGAGTTGCCGCTGTCCGCGCGCATCGCGCTGACGCTCGCGCAGCGCGATTCCGGCGACGTGCTCGACTGGCGCGGCGCGCGCCTGAACGGGCCGGTGGTCGACAAGCACTCGACGGGCGGCGTCGGCGATCTGACCTCGCTCGTGATCGGGCCGATGGTGGCCGCGTGCGGCGGCTACGTGCCGATGATCTCGGGCCGCGGCCTCGGCCACACGGGCGGCACGCTCGACAAGCTCGAGGCGATTCCCGGTTACGATGTCGCGCCGTCCGTCGACATGCTGCGCCGCGTCGTGCGCGACGCGGGCCTTGCGATCGTCGGCCAGACCGCGCAGCTCGCGCCCGCCGACAAGCGGATCTATGCGGTGCGCGACGTGACGGCGACCGTCGAATCGATCTCGCTGATCACCGCGTCGATCCTGTCGAAGAAGCTCGCGGCGGGCGTCGGCGCGCTCGCGATGGACGTGAAGGTCGGCTCCGGCGCGTTCATGCCGAGCGCGGAGCAATCGGCCGAACTCGCGCGCAGCATCGTCGACGTCGGCAACGGCGCGGGGATGAGGACGGCCGCGACGCTCACCGACATGAACCAGGCGCTCGCGCCATGCGCGGGCAACGCGATCGAGGTGCGCTGCGCGATCGATTTCCTGACGGGCGCGGCGCGCCCCGCGCGGCTCGAAGCGGTCAGCTTCGCGCTCGCCGCGCAGATGCTGACGATGGGCGGGCTTGCCGCGGACGCGCACGATGCGCGCCGCCGGTTGCGCGCGGTGCTCGAATCGGGCGCGGCCGCGGAGCGGTTCGCGCGGATGGTCGCGGCGCTCGGCGGGCCCGCCGATCTGGTCGAGCGGCCCGAGCGGCATCTGCCGCGCGCGGCTGCCGCCGCCCCCGTGGCCGCCGCGCGCGCCGGCTGGATCGAGCGGATCGACGCGCGCGCGCTCGGCCTGGCGGTCGTCGGCCTGGGCGGCGGGCGCGCGAAGATCGGCGACACGCTCGATTACTCGGTCGGACTGTCCGCGCTCGCGGAGCTGGGCGAGCGCGTCGAGGCGGGCCAGCCGCTCGCGACCGTTCACGCGCGCGACGCCGATTCGGCCGCGCAGGCGACCGACGCGGTGCGGCGCGCCTACCGGATCGGCGCGGAGCCGCCGGCGCAGACGCGCGTCGTTCATGCCGTGATCGAATGA